In the genome of Streptomyces sp. NBC_00237, one region contains:
- a CDS encoding glycoside hydrolase family 3 C-terminal domain-containing protein, translating to MSAATPHTPLPFRDPLLPVAKRVDDLLSRLTPDEKVGFLHQFTPAVQRLGLAAFRTGQEALHGVAWMGPATVFPQAVGLGATWNTDLVRRVGEAVSQEVRAMSARDDRVGLNVWAPTVNLLRHPLWGRNEEGYSEDPKLTSVIATAYTCGLRGDHPTYWRTAPVLKHWLAHNNETGRDVSSSSVRPRVLHEYDLRAFRATVEAGAVAGVMPAYNLVNGRPNHVSPYLREHLRTWTDEELLVCSDATAPSNLVDSEHYFETHEEATAAALRAGVDSFTDHGTDGSKIAARIRGALEQGLLTEADVDAAVRRQLSVRLRLGEFDPEPAPHAHTADFDTPAHRALAREAAEQAVVLLKNEDGLLPLAPGRRLAVVGLLADECKLDWYSGTLLHRSTPLDGLSERFGHDRVQFAEGVDRVLLKTSTGSFLYVPEADAGDERRGAEGAVDPALLVGRTDLPPLTTDARGTELSLVDWGEGVLTLRAPDGRYLSVAEDGRVRASADQPGGWVVQETFRLEPHGNAHLLRHLGTGRLLSVAADGLKVADEDGDEGGEVFEIVVVEKGEDAVRRAASDADVVVVVAGNDPHINGRETEDRTTLALPDHQERLLRAARAANPDTVLALVSAYPYAVRHTDIPALLWTAHGGQAAGTALARILAGDVSPAGRLPQTWYAADSDLPDLLDYDVIGSRQTYLYFQGTPLFPFGHGLSYASFSYDGLTTRVEDGTLHVSFTVTNAGEAVADEVPQLYTRAVDPSVPRPRRELLAHRRVTLAPDEAAEISFEVPVKDFAFWDVAQGRLRVAPGAYEILVGASSEDVRLSGTVDLDGEPSVPRPVLADGLDAVDFDDQRGTEIVDRTKTWGDSVTPVSGRAGELVFRDCDFGARATGITVEVSGRGTVALSLGDSPPLATIALSPGMAGPYDYATVGAPVLVPAGVHEVRIALRGPVRLARVAFSG from the coding sequence GTGTCCGCAGCCACGCCGCACACACCACTGCCCTTCCGCGATCCGCTGCTGCCTGTCGCGAAGCGCGTCGACGACCTGCTGTCGCGGCTCACCCCCGACGAGAAGGTCGGATTCCTGCACCAGTTCACGCCCGCCGTGCAGCGGCTCGGCCTCGCCGCCTTCCGCACCGGTCAGGAGGCATTGCACGGGGTCGCCTGGATGGGTCCGGCGACCGTCTTCCCGCAGGCGGTGGGCCTGGGCGCGACCTGGAACACGGATCTCGTACGACGGGTCGGCGAGGCGGTGTCCCAGGAGGTCCGGGCGATGAGCGCCCGCGACGACCGCGTGGGGCTGAACGTCTGGGCTCCCACCGTCAACCTGCTGCGCCACCCGCTGTGGGGGCGCAACGAGGAGGGTTATTCGGAGGACCCGAAGCTCACCTCCGTGATCGCCACCGCGTACACGTGCGGCCTGCGCGGCGACCACCCCACGTACTGGCGCACCGCCCCCGTCCTCAAGCACTGGCTGGCCCACAACAACGAGACGGGCCGCGACGTCAGCTCCTCCTCGGTGCGCCCGCGCGTCCTGCACGAGTACGATCTGCGCGCCTTCCGCGCAACGGTCGAGGCGGGCGCCGTGGCGGGTGTGATGCCCGCGTACAACCTGGTCAACGGCCGCCCGAACCACGTCTCGCCGTATCTGCGGGAACATCTGCGCACCTGGACCGACGAGGAGCTGCTGGTCTGCTCGGACGCGACCGCGCCCTCCAACCTGGTCGACTCCGAGCACTACTTCGAGACCCACGAGGAGGCGACGGCCGCAGCCCTGCGGGCCGGTGTCGACAGCTTCACCGACCACGGCACCGACGGCTCGAAGATCGCCGCACGGATCCGAGGCGCCCTGGAACAGGGGCTGCTGACCGAGGCGGACGTCGACGCCGCGGTGCGCCGCCAGCTCTCGGTGCGGCTGCGCCTGGGCGAGTTCGACCCGGAACCGGCCCCGCACGCACACACCGCGGACTTCGACACCCCGGCCCACCGGGCCCTCGCCCGGGAGGCGGCCGAGCAGGCGGTCGTCCTGCTCAAGAACGAGGACGGCCTGCTGCCCCTGGCGCCCGGCCGGAGGCTCGCGGTGGTCGGCCTGCTCGCCGACGAGTGCAAGCTCGACTGGTACAGCGGCACCCTCCTGCACCGCAGCACGCCGCTGGACGGTCTGTCCGAACGGTTCGGCCACGACCGCGTCCAGTTCGCGGAGGGCGTGGACCGGGTCCTGCTGAAGACCTCGACCGGCTCGTTCCTGTACGTCCCCGAGGCGGACGCGGGCGACGAGCGGCGCGGCGCCGAGGGCGCGGTCGACCCGGCCCTGCTCGTCGGCCGCACCGACCTGCCGCCGCTCACCACCGACGCGAGGGGCACCGAACTCTCCCTCGTCGACTGGGGCGAGGGCGTGCTGACCCTGCGCGCCCCCGACGGCCGCTACCTCTCCGTGGCCGAGGACGGCCGCGTCCGGGCCTCCGCCGACCAGCCCGGGGGCTGGGTCGTCCAGGAGACGTTCCGCCTGGAACCGCATGGAAACGCCCACCTCCTCCGGCACCTGGGGACAGGTCGCCTCCTTTCTGTTGCCGCCGACGGCCTGAAGGTTGCCGACGAGGACGGAGACGAGGGCGGAGAAGTCTTCGAGATCGTCGTCGTCGAAAAGGGCGAGGACGCGGTGCGCAGAGCCGCCTCGGATGCGGACGTCGTCGTGGTGGTCGCGGGCAACGATCCGCACATCAACGGCCGCGAGACCGAGGACCGTACGACCCTGGCCCTGCCGGACCACCAGGAACGCCTGCTGCGCGCGGCCCGCGCGGCCAACCCGGACACGGTGCTGGCGCTGGTCTCGGCCTACCCGTACGCGGTCCGGCACACGGACATCCCCGCGCTGCTGTGGACGGCCCACGGCGGTCAGGCGGCCGGCACGGCCCTGGCGCGGATCCTGGCCGGTGACGTCTCCCCCGCAGGCCGCCTCCCGCAGACCTGGTACGCGGCCGACTCCGACCTGCCCGACCTCCTCGACTACGACGTGATCGGCAGCCGCCAGACGTACCTCTACTTCCAGGGCACGCCGCTCTTCCCGTTCGGCCACGGCCTGTCGTACGCGTCCTTCTCCTACGACGGCCTCACGACGCGCGTCGAGGACGGGACGCTGCACGTGTCCTTCACGGTCACCAACGCCGGAGAGGCCGTCGCGGACGAGGTCCCCCAGCTCTACACCCGGGCCGTGGACCCGTCGGTGCCGCGTCCCCGCAGGGAACTGCTCGCACACCGGCGGGTGACTTTGGCTCCCGACGAGGCCGCGGAGATCTCCTTCGAGGTGCCGGTGAAGGACTTCGCGTTCTGGGACGTGGCACAGGGGCGCCTCCGGGTGGCACCCGGCGCCTACGAGATCCTCGTCGGGGCGTCCAGCGAGGACGTACGGCTGTCGGGGACCGTCGACCTCGACGGCGAGCCGTCCGTCCCCCGGCCGGTGCTGGCGGACGGCCTGGACGCGGTGGACTTCGACGACCAGCGCGGGACGGAGATCGTGGACCGCACGAAGACCTGGGGCGACTCCGTCACCCCGGTGTCCGGCCGGGCGGGCGAACTGGTCTTCCGTGACTGCGACTTCGGGGCGAGGGCCACCGGAATCACGGTGGAGGTCTCGGGCCGGGGCACGGTCGCACTGTCACTGGGGGACAGTCCGCCGCTGGCGACGATCGCCCTGTCCCCGGGTATGGCCGGACCCTACGACTACGCCACGGTGGGCGCTCCCGTCCTCGTACCGGCCGGTGTGCACGAGGTCCGCATCGCGCTGCGCGGGCCGGTACGGCTGGCACGCGTCGCCTTCTCCGGCTGA
- a CDS encoding LacI family DNA-binding transcriptional regulator: protein MVTLAQVAQHAGVSASTVSYVLSGKRTISETTKQRVERSIQELGYHPNAGARALASSRSNIIALMMPLRTDMYVPVMMEIAIAVATHAREHGFDVLMLTGEEGPAAVHRVVGSGLADAIILMDVELDDARLAPLRESGRPAVLIGLPAQTAGFTCVDLDFAGAGALCAEHLAQLGHRQIAVIGEAPAVYERKTGFAERTIDGLRTRAREVGLRVLHRPSEGSYAAMAGTLGQIFTERPDVTGFVVQNEQALEPLLSLLRQDRRAVPEDVSVVAVCPEQVALQGSVRLTSVTIPAREMARHAVDRLVAKIDGRTDDEVLLLKPELIVRASSGPAPAEE, encoded by the coding sequence TTGGTCACCCTCGCTCAAGTAGCGCAACACGCCGGAGTCTCCGCCAGCACCGTGAGCTACGTCCTCAGCGGCAAGCGGACCATCTCCGAGACGACGAAGCAACGGGTGGAGCGCAGTATCCAGGAGCTCGGCTACCACCCCAACGCCGGGGCCAGGGCGCTGGCGAGCAGCCGGTCCAACATCATCGCGCTGATGATGCCCCTGCGGACGGACATGTATGTGCCCGTGATGATGGAGATCGCCATCGCCGTCGCCACCCACGCGCGGGAGCACGGCTTCGACGTCCTGATGCTCACCGGCGAGGAGGGGCCCGCCGCCGTGCACCGGGTGGTCGGCAGCGGTCTCGCCGACGCCATCATCCTGATGGACGTGGAGCTCGACGACGCCCGGCTCGCCCCGTTGCGGGAGAGCGGCCGGCCCGCGGTGCTCATCGGGTTGCCCGCCCAGACCGCCGGCTTCACCTGCGTCGATCTCGACTTCGCCGGGGCCGGGGCCCTGTGCGCGGAACATCTGGCACAGCTGGGGCACCGTCAGATCGCCGTGATCGGTGAGGCACCGGCGGTGTACGAGCGCAAGACCGGCTTCGCGGAGCGCACCATCGACGGCTTGCGCACGCGTGCGCGCGAGGTCGGGCTGCGGGTGCTGCACCGGCCGAGTGAGGGCTCGTACGCCGCGATGGCCGGGACCCTCGGCCAGATCTTCACCGAACGCCCCGACGTCACGGGCTTCGTCGTCCAGAACGAACAGGCACTGGAACCACTGCTCAGTCTGCTGCGCCAAGACAGACGAGCCGTGCCCGAGGACGTCTCGGTGGTCGCCGTCTGCCCTGAACAGGTGGCTCTCCAGGGGTCGGTGCGGCTGACCTCCGTCACCATTCCGGCGCGCGAGATGGCACGGCACGCCGTCGACCGTCTCGTCGCCAAGATCGACGGGCGGACCGACGACGAGGTGCTCCTGCTGAAGCCCGAGTTGATCGTCCGGGCGAGCAGCGGCCCGGCTCCCGCCGAGGAGTGA